Proteins co-encoded in one Quercus robur chromosome 8, dhQueRobu3.1, whole genome shotgun sequence genomic window:
- the LOC126695783 gene encoding receptor-like protein kinase 7 — MSRPPIYPFILLFCFFHLPSGIQSNDLQILMKLKSALQTSNTNVFSSWESGNSICNFTGISCNSDDSITEIELSYQNLTGVLPLDSICQLQSLEKLSFGFNYLHGPIMDDLKKCVKLQYLDLGNNLFTGWSVPEISSLNQLRYLHLNASRFSGTFPWKSLQNMTGLVWLSLGDNPFNPSPFPNEVLLLTNLTWLYLSNCGIQGTIPAEIGNLKELINLELSVNNMTGEIPVEIGNLVNLWQLELYNNSFTGKLPIGLRNLTKLEMFDFSNNYLEGDLSELRFLNNLVSLQLFQNELSGQVPAEFGNFTKLVDLSLYRNNFTGPLPHNLLSWAKTNYINIAANFFTGPIPPDMCKQGTMRSLFVFENYLTGEIPASYANCSTLRRFKVSNNSLSGKVPIGIWGLPNMNLIDISLNDIEGPITSDIKVLKGNQLRTIVFNGNNLKGLLPKSFINCTNLEVLDLGNNKINDLFPYWSEALTNLQVLVLKSNKFHGPIGNHNSSGVFFFKLRILDLSHNEFTGLLPRNYFENFNAMMMINDEDRLEPHYMGESSQYQDSVVVTVKGLEINLQRILTIFTTIDLSSNKFEGVIPEELGRLTVLRLLNLSHSSVTGHIPSSLAKLTALESLDLSSNSLTGEIPLQLTDLTFLAMLNLSQNQLIGPIPQAKQFSTFENNSYDRNLGLCGFPLSSKCGTNELTQPAPPSTFQEDNDSLFASGFGWKAVLIGYGCGLLFGLAIGYVVFKIRKPKWLVRFIEGKQTDKKRRPNNRRPGQRRN; from the coding sequence ATGTCGCGTCCGCCTATCTACCCTTTCATCCTCCTTTTTTGCTTCTTCCACCTTCCCTCTGGAATCCAATCCAATGACCTTCAAATTCTCATGAAACTAAAATCCGCCCTTCAAACATCAAACACCAATGTCTTCAGTTCTTGGGAATCCGGAAATTCCATATGCAACTTCACTGGAATCTCCTGCAACTCCGACGATTCCATTACAGAAATCGAACTTTCATACCAAAATTTAACCGGGGTTCTTCCTCTTGATTCCATATGCCAGCTCCAATCACTAGAAAAGCTCTCATTCGGGTTCAACTACTTGCACGGTCCAATTATGGACGACTTGAAAAAATGTGTCAAATTGCAATACTTGGATTTGGGCAACAATTTGTTCACAGGATGGTCGGTTCCAGAAATATCCTCTCTAAACCAATTACGGTATCTACATCTGAATGCAAGCCGATTTTCCGGGACTTTCCCATGGAAATCACTCCAAAACATGACCGGTCTTGTTTGGCTGAGCCTTGGAGACAATCCTTTTAATCCTTCTCCATTTCCAAACGAGGTGTTGCTGCTTACTAACTTGACTTGGCTTTACCTATCAAACTGCGGCATCCAAGGCACAATTCCAGCAGAGATTGGAAACCTTAAAGAGCTAATCAACTTGGAGCTTTCCGTCAATAACATGACGGGGGAAATCCCAGTTGAGATCGGGAACCTAGTCAACCTGTGGCAGCTTGAGCTCTATAACAATTCATTCACAGGAAAACTTCCTATCGGTCTAAGAAACCTCACGAAGCTTGAAATGTTTGATTTTTCGAATAACTATCTTGAAGGCGATCTATCTGAGTTGAGGTTCTTGAATAACCTGGTTTCTCTGCAACTATTTCAAAACGAGCTATCTGGCCAGGTACCGGCCGAGTTCGGCAACTTCACGAAGCTTGTGGACCTTTCTCTGTATAGAAACAACTTCACTGGTCCGCTGCCTCATAACCTTCTCTCCTGGGCTAAAACTAATTACATCAACATCGCTGCAAATTTCTTTACCGGTCCAATTCCACCAGATATGTGCAAGCAAGGTACTATGAGGTCGCTTTTCGTGTTTGAGAACTATCTCACTGGTGAAATTCCAGCAAGTTATGCCAATTGTTCCACTTTACGTCGTTTTAAGGTCAGCAATAACTCACTCTCGGGTAAAGTTCCTATTGGAATCTGGGGATTACCAAACATGAACCTAATTGATATCTCGTTGAATGATATTGAAGGCCCAATTACATCTGATATCAAAGTACTTAAGGGTAATCAGTTGAGAACTATTGTCTTCAATGGCAATAATTTGAAAGGGCTATTACCAAAATCTTTTATCAACTGTACAAATCTGGAAGTTCTTGACCTTGGAAACAACAAGATTAatgatttatttccttattgGTCTGAAGCTCTTACCAATCTGCAGGTTCTTGTCTTGAAATCCAACAAATTCCATGGACCTATAGGAAATCATAACAGTAGTGgggtgtttttctttaagctaaGAATTCTTGACTTGTCTCACAATGAGTTTACAGGTCTTTTACcaagaaattattttgaaaatttcaatgcCATGATGATGATTAATGATGAAGACAGACTTGAACCACATTATATGGGTGAAAGTAGTCAATATCAAGATTCGGTGGTGGTGACAGTGAAAGGGTTGGAAATTAATCTACAGAGAATCCTAACCATCTTCACAACAATTGATTTATCAAGCAACAAATTCGAAGGAGTGATTCCAGAAGAACTTGGAAGGCTTACAGTCCTTCGACTACTGAACCTTTCCCATAGTAGCGTAACTGGCCATATCCCATCATCATTGGCAAAATTGACAGCACTTGAATCCTTAGACCTTTCTTCAAATAGCCTCACTGGAGAAATTCCTTTGCAACTAACAGATCTAACATTTTTGGCCATGTTAAATCTTTCACAAAACCAGCTTATTGGACCCATACCTCAAGCCAAACAATTTTCTACATTTGAAAACAACTCCTATGATAGAAACCTAGGATTGTGTGGATTTCCATTGTCAAGTAAATGTGGCACTAATGAGCTGACACAACCAGCACCACCATCAACATTCCAAGAAGACAATGATTCATTGTTTGCAAGCGGATTTGGTTGGAAGGCTGTGTTAATCGGCTATGGATGTGGCTTGTTGTTTGGATTAGCTATTGGATATGTTGtgtttaaaataagaaaacctaAATGGCTAGTAAGGTTCATTGAAGGAAAACAAACGGACAAGAAGAGAAGGCCTAATAATCGAAGACCTGgacaaagaagaaattaa